From Gemmatimonadota bacterium, the proteins below share one genomic window:
- the purF gene encoding amidophosphoribosyltransferase — translation MCGIVGVAGVENAAEVAFLGLYALQHRGQEAGGIAAFRNGSGTVRKAEGLITEGFDDRVLASLPGDTALGHTRYSTAGGPGLANAQPLLVNYHEGDLGLVHNGNLTNGRRIRQRLVREGALFRGTIDSEVLVHLIARSRQRTVDDQVREALRQLTGAFSFLINIGDTLYAARDPWGYRPLAMGRRGEGWVLASETCALELMGAENVRDILPGEILRIRGGEVTALAELEPAAKAQPCVFELVYFARPDSRVFGQSVDRARRAFGRQLAREHPVEADCVFSVPDSSNSAALGYAEESGIPYELGLIRNHYVGRTFIHPSQAGRDFRVRIKYNAVREVIEGRRVVVIDDSLVRGTTSRGLISMIRGVGAREVHFRVASPPVRHPCFYGIDMPTHAELIGAHNTVHQIAEHLNVDSLGYLSLEGMHHAVEDAGSICDACFSGNYAAPLVDLEGVRGEKRKEEVRSLEPEVV, via the coding sequence GTGTGCGGAATCGTGGGCGTGGCGGGCGTGGAGAACGCGGCCGAGGTCGCCTTCCTGGGCCTATACGCGCTGCAGCACAGGGGCCAGGAAGCCGGCGGCATCGCGGCATTCCGGAACGGCAGCGGCACGGTCCGCAAAGCGGAAGGGCTGATCACCGAGGGGTTCGACGATCGGGTGCTCGCGAGCCTCCCGGGTGACACCGCGCTGGGCCACACGCGGTACTCGACTGCCGGCGGCCCCGGGCTCGCCAACGCCCAGCCCCTGCTGGTGAACTACCACGAAGGGGACCTGGGTCTGGTGCACAACGGCAACCTCACCAATGGACGTCGCATCCGGCAGCGGCTCGTGCGTGAGGGCGCGCTGTTCAGGGGCACGATCGATTCCGAGGTGCTCGTCCACCTCATCGCGCGTTCGCGACAGCGCACCGTGGACGATCAGGTCCGCGAGGCGCTGCGCCAGCTCACCGGGGCGTTCTCGTTTCTGATCAACATTGGCGACACGCTGTACGCGGCGCGCGACCCGTGGGGTTACCGGCCGCTGGCCATGGGCCGCCGGGGCGAGGGCTGGGTGCTCGCGAGCGAGACCTGCGCGCTGGAGCTGATGGGCGCCGAGAACGTGCGCGATATCCTGCCCGGGGAGATCCTGCGCATCCGGGGCGGCGAGGTGACCGCGCTCGCGGAGCTCGAGCCGGCGGCCAAGGCGCAGCCCTGCGTGTTCGAGTTGGTGTACTTCGCGCGGCCCGACTCGCGCGTGTTCGGCCAGAGCGTGGACCGCGCGCGACGGGCCTTCGGGCGACAACTCGCCCGCGAGCATCCGGTCGAGGCCGACTGCGTCTTCAGCGTCCCCGACTCTTCCAATTCGGCGGCCCTGGGCTACGCCGAAGAGAGCGGTATCCCGTACGAGCTGGGCCTCATTCGCAATCACTACGTGGGCCGCACGTTCATCCACCCGTCCCAGGCGGGGCGCGATTTCCGCGTCCGCATCAAGTACAACGCGGTGCGCGAGGTCATCGAGGGACGCAGGGTCGTCGTCATCGACGATTCGCTCGTGCGCGGCACCACGAGCAGGGGCCTCATTTCCATGATTCGCGGAGTCGGAGCGCGCGAGGTCCACTTCCGCGTGGCCAGTCCGCCGGTCCGGCACCCGTGCTTCTACGGCATCGACATGCCCACGCACGCGGAGCTGATCGGCGCGCACAACACCGTTCACCAGATCGCCGAGCACTTGAACGTGGACTCGCTCGGCTACCTCTCCCTGGAGGGCATGCACCACGCGGTGGAGGACGCCGGATCCATCTGCGACGCCTGTTTCTCGGGAAACTACGCCGCGCCCCTGGTCGACCTGGAAGGCGTGCGAGGCGAAAAGCGGAAGGAAGAAGTCCGTAGCCTCGAGCCCGAAGTCGTGTAG
- the ppdK gene encoding pyruvate, phosphate dikinase, with protein sequence MPDRWIYHFADGTADGGREDRDLLGGKGADLAEMVGIGVPVPPGFTITTEACREYMRSEQSPEGLDEEVRSHLTLLEQQTERTFGVGPDPLLLSVRSGGAVSMPGMMDTILNLGLNGATVAALALQADDERFAWDAYRRFVQMYACVVLGASSRAFEARLSKARRLCGAATDAELPALELRAVTQDFLQLAESATGRSFPHDPYDQLTGAIEAVFRSWNNDRARAYRRVSRIPGHLGTAVNVMAMVYGNQGHTSGTGVAFTRDPSTGEPRLFGEFLINAQGEDVVAGIRDPLELAAMADALPDAYAELTRVADLLEKHYRDVQDIEFTVERGRLYLLQTRTGKRTAAAAVRAAVDMAEEGLIDEAEALLRVDPEQLDQLLHPRLDPDAEAEPLARGLPASPGAASGRVVLSSAAAVEWAARAEDVILVREETSPEDFEGMVASRAILTARGGMTSHAAVVARGLGLSCVAGAAGVEPDVEAGSVIIGGRTFQEGDWITLDGTGGQVFADRVPTVEPEPSAYFGRLMELADRHRRLKVRANADTPADAQKALSFGSEGIGLCRTEHMFFEGDRIDTVREMILAPDEEVRRAALDRLLPMQRADFLGMFRVMDGLPVTIRLLDPPLHEFLPRTPGDVDALAARLGADPEVVHDRVDRLREANPMLGHRGVRLATTVPEISRMQARAIFEAADDAARDGVSVKPEVMIPLVSMAEELGGQEVLVREVAAEVMRERETSIDFLVGTMIELPRAALTAGEIAAHADFFSFGTNDLTQTTFGLSRDDASTFLPHYIEHGLLSDDPFRTLDVPGVGELVRLATERGRAVKADLKVGICGEHGGDARSVEFFHSIGLDYVSCSPYRVPGARLAAARAAIGDRIPSGPQG encoded by the coding sequence ATGCCAGACCGCTGGATCTACCACTTTGCAGACGGCACCGCCGACGGCGGACGGGAAGACCGCGACCTACTGGGCGGAAAGGGGGCCGATCTGGCGGAGATGGTCGGCATCGGCGTGCCCGTCCCGCCCGGCTTCACCATCACCACCGAGGCTTGCCGCGAATACATGCGCTCGGAGCAGAGCCCCGAGGGCCTGGATGAGGAGGTCCGAAGCCATCTGACGCTGCTCGAACAGCAGACGGAGCGCACCTTCGGGGTGGGGCCCGACCCCCTCTTGTTGTCCGTCCGCAGCGGCGGGGCGGTGTCCATGCCGGGCATGATGGACACCATCCTGAACCTCGGGCTGAACGGCGCGACCGTGGCGGCCCTGGCGCTCCAGGCGGACGACGAACGCTTCGCGTGGGATGCCTACCGCAGGTTCGTGCAGATGTACGCGTGCGTCGTCCTGGGCGCATCATCGCGCGCCTTCGAGGCGCGCCTGTCAAAGGCTCGGCGGCTGTGCGGAGCGGCCACCGACGCGGAGCTGCCGGCGCTGGAGCTGCGGGCGGTGACGCAGGACTTCCTCCAGCTGGCCGAGTCGGCCACCGGGCGGAGCTTTCCGCACGACCCCTACGACCAGCTCACCGGCGCCATCGAGGCGGTTTTCCGATCCTGGAACAACGACCGCGCGCGCGCCTACCGGCGCGTGTCGCGCATCCCCGGGCACCTGGGCACGGCGGTCAACGTCATGGCCATGGTGTACGGCAACCAGGGCCACACCTCGGGCACGGGCGTCGCCTTCACGCGGGACCCCTCCACCGGCGAGCCGCGCCTGTTCGGCGAGTTCCTCATCAACGCCCAGGGTGAAGACGTAGTGGCGGGCATCCGCGACCCGCTGGAGCTGGCGGCGATGGCCGACGCCCTGCCCGACGCCTACGCGGAGCTCACGCGCGTAGCGGACCTCCTGGAGAAACACTACCGCGACGTCCAGGACATAGAGTTCACGGTGGAACGCGGGCGCCTTTACCTGCTGCAAACGCGCACCGGGAAACGGACCGCCGCGGCGGCAGTGCGTGCCGCCGTGGACATGGCCGAGGAAGGCCTCATCGACGAAGCCGAAGCGCTGCTGCGCGTGGATCCGGAGCAGCTCGACCAGCTCCTCCACCCGCGGCTGGACCCGGACGCCGAGGCCGAACCATTGGCGCGGGGGCTACCCGCGTCCCCGGGCGCGGCGTCGGGCCGCGTCGTCCTCAGCTCCGCCGCGGCCGTCGAGTGGGCGGCGCGCGCCGAGGACGTCATCCTGGTGCGCGAGGAGACCTCCCCGGAGGACTTCGAAGGCATGGTCGCGTCGCGCGCGATCCTGACCGCCCGCGGCGGCATGACGTCGCACGCCGCGGTGGTCGCCCGCGGGCTGGGGCTGTCCTGCGTCGCCGGCGCCGCCGGCGTAGAGCCCGACGTGGAGGCGGGCAGCGTGATCATCGGGGGCCGAACCTTCCAGGAGGGCGACTGGATCACCCTGGACGGAACCGGAGGCCAGGTCTTCGCGGACAGGGTCCCCACGGTGGAGCCCGAGCCGTCCGCCTACTTCGGGCGCCTGATGGAGCTGGCGGATCGTCACCGCCGGCTGAAGGTGCGGGCCAACGCGGACACCCCGGCGGACGCGCAGAAGGCGCTCTCGTTCGGTTCCGAGGGAATCGGCCTGTGCCGCACCGAGCACATGTTCTTCGAGGGCGACCGCATCGATACGGTTCGCGAGATGATCCTCGCGCCCGATGAGGAGGTGCGCCGGGCGGCGCTGGACCGCCTGCTGCCCATGCAGCGCGCTGACTTCCTGGGGATGTTCCGGGTGATGGACGGGCTGCCCGTCACCATCCGGCTGCTGGACCCGCCGCTGCACGAGTTCCTGCCGCGCACGCCCGGGGACGTGGACGCGCTGGCGGCGCGTCTCGGCGCCGACCCCGAGGTCGTCCACGACCGGGTCGACCGCCTGCGCGAAGCCAACCCCATGCTCGGTCATCGCGGCGTGCGGCTCGCGACCACGGTGCCGGAGATCTCCCGCATGCAGGCCCGGGCCATCTTCGAGGCGGCCGACGACGCCGCTCGGGACGGCGTGTCCGTGAAGCCCGAGGTGATGATCCCGCTGGTGAGCATGGCGGAGGAGCTCGGCGGACAGGAGGTTCTGGTGCGCGAGGTCGCCGCGGAGGTAATGCGAGAGCGAGAAACCAGCATCGACTTCCTCGTGGGCACCATGATCGAGCTGCCGCGGGCGGCGCTTACTGCGGGCGAAATCGCAGCGCACGCGGACTTCTTTTCGTTCGGCACCAACGATCTGACGCAGACGACCTTCGGGTTGTCCCGGGACGACGCGAGCACGTTTCTGCCCCACTACATAGAGCACGGCCTGCTGAGCGACGACCCCTTCAGGACCCTGGACGTGCCCGGCGTGGGGGAGCTGGTGCGCCTGGCCACCGAACGAGGCCGCGCCGTCAAAGCCGACCTCAAGGTGGGGATCTGCGGCGAGCACGGAGGCGACGCGCGGTCGGTGGAGTTCTTCCACTCGATCGGGCTGGACTACGTGTCCTGCTCCCCCTACCGAGTGCCGGGTGCCCGCCTGGCGGCTGCCCGCGCGGCGATCGGGGACCGGATCCCGTC